ACTGCAAAAGTCAAAATAGTAATGAATAGCTTGAGAAAGAAAGCATGCGAGGGAagtgacaaaaaaaaaagagggatagaataCCTATAGAAAACGTAAAACAGGGTTGATAGCTGAAGTTTTGAGAAATATAGCTGCTACAATGACAATAGCAGATGAATTAAGTCAGACTCAGAGTATACGTTCACATTGATAAAACAAGAGTATAGAAGCTTACATGTAGAGGCAGCTGTGCTTTGGCATGATAACATGTTGGAATGCAATATTCAAGCTCCCCCTTGGCAGGTTCATCAGACCAAGGTGAACTAAATGTTTTATAAAGACTATCTGTAGAGTTCAAGCTCAGTCCTACGGTAGTTAAATCAATTCCCAATGCAAGACGCGTTAGATCTGGATCATGCATACTAATAACACTCAACAACCCTAACATGCAAAATGGATCAGGAGGTACTTGTGATCCCTGGGTGGATTTTACATTTTGACCTTTATATGATTGACCGACATCAGACATCTGCTGTAGTCTAAATTGAGATTGACTTTGTGATTGTTGATATTGCTGAATCAGCTGCTCGTATGTATTCATACCAGAAGCAGATGTAACAGAGTTCAATGCTCTCAGCCCAATACTAGGGTCTGCACTGTTTTGAATCTGTATAAAGTTAAAGGTGAAACCATTTAATTAATAGCATAAATACAATCATTAAAGATCAAGGTgtttaggaaaaaaaatagaaagagtTACACAAGGTAAGATACCTGTGAATGATAATTCCCGTGAGAAGGAAAGAAATCAGAGCCATGTGATCGTAGATCTCGACTGTTTCCAGGTGCAAAAGGAAGTTCACCACTACTTGCTGCAGTAGCATGCAGCTGCTGTTGCTGAAGGTTAGGTTGGAAAGTTCCTCCTAAGTTAAATCCGCCAGATCTTGCCATCTGGTTGATATCAAATTACCAAATGAATGAAGAAAAATGATGAGTACAGACAAGCCGTCTGAATAAATTCACCAAAGTTCAACTCACTGGTAATTGGTGTGATTGTATGGTAGAAATATTTTCATGAAGTTGTTCCTTCTGATGTAGATCCACTGAAAAATCTGAGCTACCACCTAAACAGGAATCAAATATAAGTAATGCCACAGCATTCCGATGTAACTCCTTGGAAAGATATTGTATGACCATACAACTAACAGGCAGTATTGCTACAATATAATTAGCATCTTTGATGCTAGTAACTTTACAGTGAATCTCTATAACCATACAACTAAAAATTTGAAAGAAGTTTTTCATTCTTCTAGAATTTCATGGGTCAGACATGAATCAAAGGAAGTGCATCCACAAATCTACATTAGAGAGCATAGGGAATTCATGCCCCATCATATATGAAAATTATATAGACTGACTGCCCAGTACATTCAGGTCCATGGTAAGAGGTGTGTTTAGAATTGTTTAGTATAACAAAAGCATATGTTATAACTCTTTGAGCTCGATTGAATGACCACAAAAGGGCCATGAACCAATCAAACATCACAACATTATATGTGGTCATTATCTTTAGCAATCAGGGATTCAGGGTCATTGAAACTTTAAGCGAAACACTAGACTCTAGATAAAGAAATAGTTGTACCAAAAAATCATTACGCAAGTTCAAGCAATATAGGAGAAGAGTTCAATAATATAGGAGAAGAGTTGAATAATATAGGCGAAGAGCATCATCTCAATCGGTAAAGGGATTACTATTTCCTGATAGAAGTGGTAGAGGATAAAAAGACAGACAACCATTTATAATGTCCGATGAGCATGTCCGGAAGCAATTATATTATACTGCATGAGAATAGTAGAGGGACTAAAAGAGACTTCAATCCGAAACAAAGGCAACAAGTTTGAATAGCCTAAAGAAGCTGAAAAAACAAACTCAATGCTGGGAAAAGATCATCTAGCCAATCCGATGTCAAAACAATTAAAATATTATGGATTTTCATGCAGAGATTTGCAAAAGTCCCACCAACTTCACTTGTAAAGACATGATAGAGAGGAACACAACAAAAATGCATCAACTCAATACAGTGTATAACATGCAGcttcttttttgaaaaaaaaaaagtgttcagATGATATAGCCTTGCATTGGGCCGGGCACATCTTCTTGATAATGAACAAGAAAGTTCagacaaaaaggaaaaaaagaacctTTATATCCTGGCAAAGCTGGGAAATCTTCATTTTGTATGCTAAATTCTTGATTTTGATGAACAATGGAGCTAACCCCAACTCCTTGCTTCCGTGTTGCACCTAAGAATTCAAAATAGGTTGATGTTCCATCTGAAAGAAAATTTGAGAAAAGAAATTAAGCAAACAACTCATATTTGGATACCCAATTGCCCTTGTTGGCCTCCTGCTGAGCTAGGCCTTGAAGTTAATTGAGGAAAATCATTCATATCAAAAGGAGAACTATCCACTGCATTGATGGTATTCGACATACCCATAGAGCTTAAAGCATTATTCCCACCTTGGATCCTAGATAGCGATCCTCCAGATGTAGGATACGAGTTACCAAGCATACCGATCATTGGTGGTCCGGCTAACCATAGAAGTAGAATGTTCTCAGTATATTTGACCACTAGATTACTTAAACAAATAATTATGACTAACTGGGACAGAGGCAAAAATCATGCATCCATAAAGGGAAACAGAAAATTTCAGATTCTAGGCAAGAATGCAGCACAAATAGGAGTATAGCTGACTATTTGCTTAATCTAaaaaaggttttaaaaggcaTATGCAGTATGCAGAAACATTGCCTAGCCCAATGTGGTTATTgctataaaaattgtaaaaaatattaataatgatGACAATGTGATGCTGATTATGAATaatattcaaattttgaattttgaattttaggttTCAGTTGTGGGTAATTATCctattttaatttatcttttaaatTGGTAATCAATTAATGGAATAATTGTAATTCCCAGTTTACTTATTTGTTTTATAGTTTTTCATTAAGATGGAATTTATTAGTGTCTTTTTCATATGTAATAAAGAACTTTGATTTATAAATTCtcttttaatgaatttttatatgAGATTGTTTATTCAACGTGTGACATAATTATTCTGTCTGTTTCATCAATTTCGTCCCAATCTTCTGTGTGATTTTATAGTTCTTTTTTTCCCTCAGTGTGAGATAGTTATTCCTTTATTTCATCAATTTAGTCCTAAGCTTTTGTGTATTGAGCAGTTGATTGGTGTTGCATCACAATAGCCCacatatccaataaaatattATTCATTGGCCCATCCTACTAATAATTCCacatagaaaaaataaatcaactATAAAATGGAAAATATGTAACACTATGTAGAAAATGTGATAGTTACAAATAGCATGCATATATTTAATGTGTCTATCATttgcaaaataaatatttaacacTTGAAAATTACATTTAATCACATCGAAAACTTAGGTTAGCGTTTCACAATGACAAGAATTAGTCATCTCTAAAAGATTGAGCAAGTTTTTTCATCAAGTCCTTTCTATGGAGATAATCATATTAGGGTTTTTGATGTAAAACCTAAACTAGTCAGCATATGTGGCCTacaatttttttcaaatgaaCTATGCCATTTTTTCCAACATATAGGCAGCCCACATGGTCTGCATATGTCGCCCACCAACTCGGAAAAATAACCTGTAAAACGATTAGTaggcattttaaaaaaataaaaatacccagtCCTGAGAAAGAACCAGAAATCAAATACAATTTCCTATTGAGAAAAGTCTGATTGAAATTACAGATAAGTGTTTCCTTTTAGAAAAAGAGAGATAATTCATCACTTACGTGCACTAAGATGATGTTAGTAAT
This region of Zingiber officinale cultivar Zhangliang chromosome 9A, Zo_v1.1, whole genome shotgun sequence genomic DNA includes:
- the LOC122020317 gene encoding probable NOT transcription complex subunit VIP2 isoform X4 → MSWLPNSTVIGSASNFADSSGRPYTTLFSAQSAATPGFFPSGGIQGLHNLHGSFNLPNMPSLLASREAAMNAVSSGGVQQLGGSIPSGRFTSNNLLVALSQIPHGSSVTNRGGINVVGNHAFSSSNINGADGPITGISSSSASGSRSSVPGLGVSSVLGNIGPKLTSSVANIVGGGNMGRNINSGGLSVSGLASLVNSATNSGSGNLNVQGTNRLISSMLQPAGPPMIGMLGNSYPTSGGSLSRIQGGNNALSSMGMSNTINAVDSSPFDMNDFPQLTSRPSSAGGQQGQLGATRKQGVGVSSIVHQNQEFSIQNEDFPALPGYKGGSSDFSVDLHQKEQLHENISTIQSHQLPFDINQMARSGGFNLGGTFQPNLQQQQLHATAASSGELPFAPGNSRDLRSHGSDFFPSHGNYHSQIQNSADPSIGLRALNSVTSASGMNTYEQLIQQYQQSQSQSQFRLQQMSDVGQSYKGQNVKSTQGSQVPPDPFCMLGLLSVISMHDPDLTRLALGIDLTTVGLSLNSTDSLYKTFSSPWSDEPAKGELEYCIPTCYHAKAQLPLHQLYFSKLQLSTLFYVFYSMPKDEAQLYAASEL
- the LOC122020317 gene encoding probable NOT transcription complex subunit VIP2 isoform X3, encoding MSWLPNSTVIGSASNFADSSGRPYTTLFSAQSAATPGFFPSGGIQGLHNLHGSFNLPNMPSLLASREAAMNAVSSGGVQQLGGSIPSGRFTSNNLLVALSQIPHGSSVTNRGGINVVGNHAFSSSNINGADGPITGISSSSASGSRSSVPGLGVSSVLGNIGPKLTSSVANIVGGGNMGRNINSGGLSVSGLASLVNSATNSGSGNLNVQGTNRLISSMLQPAGPPMIGMLGNSYPTSGGSLSRIQGGNNALSSMGMSNTINAVDSSPFDMNDFPQLTSRPSSAGGQQGQLGATRKQGVGVSSIVHQNQEFSIQNEDFPALPGYKGGSSDFSVDLHQKEQLHENISTIQSHQLPMARSGGFNLGGTFQPNLQQQQLHATAASSGELPFAPGNSRDLRSHGSDFFPSHGNYHSQIQNSADPSIGLRALNSVTSASGMNTYEQLIQQYQQSQSQSQFRLQQMSDVGQSYKGQNVKSTQGSQVPPDPFCMLGLLSVISMHDPDLTRLALGIDLTTVGLSLNSTDSLYKTFSSPWSDEPAKGELEYCIPTCYHAKAQLPLHQLYFSKLQLSTLFYVFYSMPKDEAQLYAASELYARGWFYHKDQQLWFTRVPNSETLVKTHAYERGLYLCFDPNTWSTILKEHFVLHYDAVEKKPILPSDHP
- the LOC122020317 gene encoding probable NOT transcription complex subunit VIP2 isoform X2, translated to MSWLPNSTVIGSASNFADSSGRPYTTLFSAQSAATPGFFPSGGIQGLHNLHGSFNLPNMPSLLASREAAMNAVSSGGVQQLGGSIPSGRFTSNNLLVALSQIPHGSSVTNRGGINVVGNHAFSSSNINGADGPITGISSSSASGSRSSVPGLGVSSVLGNIGPKLTSSVANIVGGGNMGRNINSGGLSVSGLASLVNSATNSGSGNLNVQGTNRLISSMLQPAGPPMIGMLGNSYPTSGGSLSRIQGGNNALSSMGMSNTINAVDSSPFDMNDFPQLTSRPSSAGGQQGQLGATRKQGVGVSSIVHQNQEFSIQNEDFPALPGYKGGSSDFSVDLHQKEQLHENISTIQSHQLPFDINQMARSGGFNLGGTFQPNLQQQQLHATAASSGELPFAPGNSRDLRSHGSDFFPSHGNYHSQIQNSADPSIGLRALNSVTSASGMNTYEQLIQQYQQSQSQSQFRLQQMSDVGQSYKGQNVKSTQGSQVPPDPFCMLGLLSVISMHDPDLTRLALGIDLTTVGLSLNSTDSLYKTFSSPWSDEPAKGELEYCIPTCYHAKAQLPLHLYFSKLQLSTLFYVFYSMPKDEAQLYAASELYARGWFYHKDQQLWFTRVPNSETLVKTHAYERGLYLCFDPNTWSTILKEHFVLHYDAVEKKPILPSDHP
- the LOC122020317 gene encoding probable NOT transcription complex subunit VIP2 isoform X1, producing the protein MSWLPNSTVIGSASNFADSSGRPYTTLFSAQSAATPGFFPSGGIQGLHNLHGSFNLPNMPSLLASREAAMNAVSSGGVQQLGGSIPSGRFTSNNLLVALSQIPHGSSVTNRGGINVVGNHAFSSSNINGADGPITGISSSSASGSRSSVPGLGVSSVLGNIGPKLTSSVANIVGGGNMGRNINSGGLSVSGLASLVNSATNSGSGNLNVQGTNRLISSMLQPAGPPMIGMLGNSYPTSGGSLSRIQGGNNALSSMGMSNTINAVDSSPFDMNDFPQLTSRPSSAGGQQGQLGATRKQGVGVSSIVHQNQEFSIQNEDFPALPGYKGGSSDFSVDLHQKEQLHENISTIQSHQLPFDINQMARSGGFNLGGTFQPNLQQQQLHATAASSGELPFAPGNSRDLRSHGSDFFPSHGNYHSQIQNSADPSIGLRALNSVTSASGMNTYEQLIQQYQQSQSQSQFRLQQMSDVGQSYKGQNVKSTQGSQVPPDPFCMLGLLSVISMHDPDLTRLALGIDLTTVGLSLNSTDSLYKTFSSPWSDEPAKGELEYCIPTCYHAKAQLPLHQLYFSKLQLSTLFYVFYSMPKDEAQLYAASELYARGWFYHKDQQLWFTRVPNSETLVKTHAYERGLYLCFDPNTWSTILKEHFVLHYDAVEKKPILPSDHP